One stretch of Lemur catta isolate mLemCat1 chromosome 2, mLemCat1.pri, whole genome shotgun sequence DNA includes these proteins:
- the GNB2 gene encoding guanine nucleotide-binding protein G(I)/G(S)/G(T) subunit beta-2 encodes MSELEQLRQEAEQLRNQIRDARKACGDSTLTQITAGLDPVGRIQMRTRRTLRGHLAKIYAMHWGTDSRLLVSASQDGKLIIWDSYTTNKVHAIPLRSSWVMTCAYAPSGNFVACGGLDNICSIYSLKTREGNVRVSRELPGHTGYLSCCRFLDDNQIITSSGDTTCALWDIETGQQTVGFAGHSGDVMSLSLAPDGRTFVSGACDASIKLWDVRDSMCRQTFIGHESDINAVAFFPNGYAFTTGSDDATCRLFDLRADQELLMYSHDNIICGITSVAFSRSGRLLLAGYDDFNCNIWDAMKGDRAGVLAGHDNRVSCLGVTDDGMAVATGSWDSFLKIWN; translated from the exons ATGAGTGAGCTGGAGCAACTGAGACAGGAGGCCGAGCAGCTCCGGAATCAGATCCGG GATGCCCGAAAAGCATGTGGGGATTCAACACTGACCCAG ATCACAGCTGGGCTGGACCCAGTGGGGAGAATCCAGATGAGGACACGGAGGACCCTCCGTGGGCACCTGGCAAAAATCTATGCCATGCATTGGGGGACAGACTCAAG GCTGCTGGTCAGCGCCTCCCAGGATGGGAAGCTCATCATCTGGGACAGCTACACCACCAACAAG GTCCACGCCATCCCGCTGCGCTCCTCTTGGGTCATGACCTGTGCCTACGCGCCCTCAGGGAACTTTGTGGCTTGTGGGGGGTTGGACAACATCTGCTCCATCTATAGCCTCAAGACTCGAGAGGGCAATGTCAGGGTCAGCCGGGAGCTGCCTGGCCACACTG GGTACCTGTCGTGCTGCCGCTTCCTGGATGACAACCAAATCATTACCAGCTCTGGGGATACCACCTG TGCCCTGTGGGACATTGAGACAGGCCAGCAGACCGTGGGTTTTGCTGGACACAGTGGGGATGTGATGTCCCTGTCACTGGCCCCCGATGGCCGCACCTTTGTGTCGGGTGCCTGTGATGCCTCCATCAAGCTGTGGGACGTGCGGGATTCTATGTGCCGACAGACCTTCATCGGCCACGAATCCGACATCAATGCTGTGGCT TTCTTCCCCAATGGCTACGCCTTCACCACCGGCTCTGATGATGCCACGTGCCGCCTTTTTGACCTGCGGGCTGACCAGGAACTCCTCATGTATTCCCACGACAACATCATCTGTGGCATCACCTCTGTTGCCTTCTCACGCAGTGGCCGGCTGCTGCTTGCTGGCTATGACGACTTCAACTGCAACATCTGGGATGCCATGAAGGGCGACCGTGCAG GTGTCCTTGCTGGCCATGACAACCGCGTGAGCTGCCTTGGGGTCACTGACGATGGCATGGCTGTGGCCACAGGCTCCTGGGACTCCTTCCTCAAGATCTGGAACTAA
- the GIGYF1 gene encoding LOW QUALITY PROTEIN: GRB10-interacting GYF protein 1 (The sequence of the model RefSeq protein was modified relative to this genomic sequence to represent the inferred CDS: deleted 1 base in 1 codon) yields the protein MAAETLNFGPEWLRALSSGGSVASPPPSPAMPKYKLADYRYGREEMLALYVKENKVPEELQDREFAAVLQEEPLQPLALEPLTEEEQRNFSLSVNSVAVLRLMGKGAGPPPAGTSRGRGSTRSRGRGRGDSCFYQRSIEEGDGAFGRNPREIQRSQSWDDRGERRFDKSARRDGARSGFEEGGAGPRKEHARSDSENWRSLREEQEEEEEGSWRLGAGPRREGDRWRSASPDGGPRSAGWREHGDRRRKFEFDLRGDRGGCGEEDGRSGGGSSHLRRCRGPDGFDDDKDGLPEWCLDDEDEEMGTFDASGAFLPLKKGPKEPIPEEQELDFQGLEEEEEEPPEGVDEEGPEAGGKELPPLPPQEEKSSSPSPLPALGPLWGTNGDGDETVEKELPAAEGDDMRGIQLSPGVDSPTGPPGDLEDDEGLKHLQQEAEKLVASLQDSSLEEEQFTAAMQTQGLRHSTAATALPLSHGAARKWFYKDPQGEIQGPFTTQEMAEWFQAGYFSMSLLVKRGCDEGFQPLGEVIKMWGRVPFAPGPSPPPLLGNMDQERLKKQQELAAVALYQQLQHQQFLQLVSSRQLPQCALREKAAMGDLSPPQQQQLTAFLQQLQALKPPRGGDQNLLPTMSRSLSVPDSGPLWDVHTSASSQSGGEASLWDIPINSSTQGPILEQLQLQHKFQERREVELRAKREEEERKRREEKRRQQQQEEQKRRQEEEELFRRKQVRQQELLLKLLQQQQAAAVPVPPAPSSPPPLWAGLAKQGLSMKTLLELQLEGERQLHKQPPTREPARAQAPNHRVQLGGLGTAPLNQWVSEAGPLWGGPDKSGGGSSSLGLWEDTPKSGGSLVRGLGLKNSRSSPSLSDSYSHLAGRPVRKKTEEEEKLLKLLQGIPRAQDGFTQWCEQMLHTLSTTGSLDVPMAVAILKEVESPYDVHDYIRSCLGDTLEAKEFAKQFLERRAKQKASQQRQQQQEAWLSGASLQTAFQANHSTKLGPGEGSKAKRRALMLHSDPSILGYSLHGSSGEIESVDDY from the exons ATGGCAGCAGAGACGCTCAACTTTGGGCCTGAGTG GCTCAGGGCCCTTTCCAGCGGTGGCAGtgtggcctccccacccccctcccctgccatgcCCAAATACAAGCTGGCTGACTACCGCTACGGGCGCGAGGAGATGCTGGCTCTCTATGTCAAGGAGAACAAG GTCCCTGAAGAGCTGCAGGACAGGGAGTTTGCTGCGGTGCTGCAGGAAGAGCCACTGCAGCCCCTGGCCCTGGAGCCCCTGACCGAGGAGGAGCAG AGAAACTTCTCCCTGTCAGTGAACAGTGTGGCTGTGCTGAGGCTGATGGGGAAAGGGGCTGGCCCCCCCCCGGCTGGCACCTCCCGTGGCAGGGGCAGCACTCGGAGCCGAG GCCGAGGCCGCGGCGACAGTTGCTTTTACCAAAGAAGCATCGAAGAGGGTGATGGGGCCTTTGGACGGAACCCCCGGGAGATCCAGCGCAGCCagagctgggatgacag AGGCGAAAGGCGGTTTGACAAGTCAGCAAGGAGGGATGGAG CACGATCCGGGtttgaggagggaggggctggcccaAGGAAGGAGCATGCCCGCTCAGATAGCGAGAACTGGCGTTCTCTGCGGGAAgagcaagaggaagaggaggagggcagcTGGAGACTCGGGGCGGGACCCCGGCGAGAAGGAGACCGCTGGCGCTCAGCCAGCCCTG ATGGTGGCCCCCGCTCTGCTGGCTGGCGGGAACATGGGGACCGGCGTCGCAAGTTTGAATTTGATTTGCGAGGGGATCGAGGAGGGTGTGGTGAAGAGGACGGGCGGAGTGGGGGAGGCAGCTCTCACCTCCGGAGGTGCCGAGGGCCTGATGGCTTTGATGATGACAAGGATGGGCTCCCAGAATGGTGCCTGGACGATGAGGATGAAGAAATGGGCACCTTTGATGCCTCTGGGGCCTTCTTGCCTCTTAAG AAGGGTCCCAAGGAACCCATTCCTGAGGAGCAGGAGCTCGACTTCCAGGGtctagaggaggaagaggaggagcctCCCGAAGGGGTGGACGAGGAGGGGCCTGAGGCAG GTGGGAAGGAGCTGCCCCCACTGCCTCCTCAGGAGGAGAAGTCCAGCTCTCCGTCCCCACTGCCTGCCTTGGGCCCACTTTGGGGGACAAATGGGGATGGTGACGAAACTGTGGAGAAAGAGCTCCCAGCAGCTGAAG GAGACGATATGAGGGGCATCCAGCTGAGTCCTGGGGTGGACTCCCCCACTGGCCCACCCGGTGACCTGGAAGATGATGAAGGCTTGAAGCACCTGCAGcag GAGGCCGAGAAGCTGGTGGCTTCCCTGCAGGACAGCTCTCTGGAGGAGGAGCAGTTCACGGCCGCCATGCAGACCCAGGGCCTGCGCCACTCCACCGCAGCCACTGCCCTCCCCCTCAGCCATGGCGCTGCCCGGAAGTGGTTCTACAAGGACCCGCAGGGGGAGATCCAAG GCCCCTTCACAACACAGGAAATGGCCGAGTGGTTCCAGGCTGGCTATTTCTCCATGTCACTGCTCGTGAAGCGGGGCTGTGATGAGGGCTTCCAGCCTTTGGGTGAGGTGATCAAGATGTGGGGCCGCGTGCCCTTTGCCCCAGGACCCTCACCACCCCCCCTGCTG GGAAACATGGACCAGGAGCGGTTGAAGAAGCAACAGGAGCTGGCAGCGGTGGCATTGTACCAGCAGCTGCAGCACCAGCAGTTTCTTCAGCTGGTCAGCAG CCGCCAGCTCCCGCAGTGTGCGCTCCGGGAAAAGGCAGCTATGGGGGACCTGTCGccgccgcagcagcagcagctcacaGCGTTTCTGCAGCAGCTCCAGGCTCTCAAACCCCCCAG AGGTGGGGACCAGAACCTGCTCCCGACGATGAGCCGGTCCTTGTCGGTGCCAGATTCGGGCCCCCTCTGGGACGTACATACCTCAGCCTCATCACAGTCAG GTGGTGAGGCCAGTCTTTGGGACATACCAATTAACTCTTCGACTCAGGGTCCAATTCTAGAACAACTCCAGCTGCAACATAAA TTCCAGGAGCGCAGAGAAGTGGAGCTCAGGGCGAAGCGTGAGGAGGAGGAGCGGAAGCGCCGGGAGGAGAAGCGccgccagcagcagcaggaggagcagaAGCGgcgacaggaggaggaggaactgtTCCGGCGCAAGCAG GTGCGGCAGCAGGAGCTGCTGCTGAAGCtactgcagcagcagcaggcagccGCAGTCCCTGTGCCCCCTGCGCCCAGCTCCCCGCCCCCACTCTGGGCTGGCCTGGCCAAGCAGGGCCTCTCCATGAAGACGCTGCTCGAGCTGCAGCTGGAGGGCGAGCGGCAGCTGCACAAGCAGCCCCCAACTCGGGAGCCAGCACGGGCCCAGGCCCCCAACCACCGCGTG CAGCTTGGGGGCCTGGGCACTGCCCCCCTGAACCAGTGGGTATCTGAGGCAGGGCCGCTGTGGGGC GGGCCCGACAAGAGTGGGGGCGGCAGCAGCAGCCTGGGGCTCTGGGAGGACACCCCCAAGAGCGGCGGGAGCCTGGTCCGTGGCCTTGGCCTGAAGAACAGCCGGAGCAGCCCGTCTCTCAG CGACTCTTACAGCCACCTAGCAGGTCGCCCTGTTCGcaaaaagacagaggaagaagagaagctgCTGAAGCTGCTGCAGGGCATCCCCCGGGCCCAGGACGGCTTCACCCAGTGGTGCGAGCAGATGTTGCACACGCTGAGCACCACGGGCAGCCTGGACG TGCCCATGGCTGTAGCCATCCTCAAGGAGGTGGAATCCCCCTATGACGTCCATGATTATATCCGTTCCTGCCTGGGGGACACGCTGGAAGCCAAAGAATTTGCCAAACAATTCCTGGAGCGGAGGGCCAAGCAGAAAGCCAGCCAgcaacggcagcagcagcag GAGGCGTGGCTGAGCGGCGCTTCCCTGCAGACGGCCTTCCAGGCCAACCACAGCACCAAACTCGGCCCTGGGGAGGGCAGCAAGGCCAAGAGGCGGGCGCTGATGCTGCACTCAGACCCCAGCATCCTGG GGTACTCCCTGCATGGATCTTCTGGTGAGATCGAGAGCGTGGATGACTACTGA